Genomic segment of Arachis hypogaea cultivar Tifrunner chromosome 16, arahy.Tifrunner.gnm2.J5K5, whole genome shotgun sequence:
taccttttacatcacccttgttaacccccttgagccttttaaaaccctttattctatttagccaaattactagccttaagcagaaaaacaaagaaaaatcccaagtgaatccttagttagcttaagatagaaaattatgaatagagttaaatgtgggagaCCTTTTGGAAACATGAAtaatagaaacaaaagggtagaaaaaaaaagtaaaaaggaataaaataaaatttggaaagcatgctcatgagaaaatctaagtgatttaatcatcatgtgcattaaaaaaaaagttatttttcagcatctaaATAAAAGGGAATACAAAAAGGAAATTTCCCaatgaaaacaatgcacatggaataaaaaaataaaataaaaagtgaaacatgagcatgtaacaataagtgggaaattatgggaaattaggtaaagaaattttattttactagatgtgtatgttaggtgagatcttagtctaattagggattcgcttattagctcacttaaacctatacataaatccttacctttaccttggccccattacaaccttaattaagacctcatgactttttggtatgactatattctgtaattgttgattggttagatgaaaaacaaaactatagaaattaagaataaaaagaaaaatagagtgaataaacccaataaacactgagtgaccagAGAGTTAAcataaaatccagtgagggtacaataactcatcaacatatatctgtgcttaaaatttactaattgttttgcaagtttgtacaatgttttctttcccatctcatttgctaaagtgctttattatttaagggttagctatatatatatatatatacacaactccttgagaatgtgaattaacttagctacatgtaagctttatatatgagtggatgaattagaattgcatgactcattaggtagatgcatttagcataggttgcatttcataacattccatcactttaaccttaattatttaccttggatttagcatgaggacatgctagtgtttaagtgtggggaggttgataaacccatatttcatgagttcttttgtgcttaattagagtgatttactcacctcttcacctacttattcacattaattgcatagttttactttcccttccttattatgtcatataatgaaaaacatgttttctaagctttaaaaattaattattttaattacctttatttccattcgatgccgtgattagtgtgttgagtagtttcagattttctaaaggcagaatgacttaaaggatgaaaaaggaaacatactagaatggaaggaggaagcaaaacggagctttaaagaaactggtgtccacgcgatcgcatggattacgcgatcgcgtgccaagcacgaatcagcagcgacgcgatcgcgtgccttaagcagaatacacatgacgcggtcgcatgactgacgcgatcgcgtggcaaggaaaagctccaaatgacgtgaccgcgtgacccacgcggacgcgtgacagaggccacgcaccagaaattacagaatacgtccccagcgaattctgaagccctttttggcccagatccaagtacagacagcatagaccagatgttataaagtgtgggaatgcttccattcaaagagagctcgcatattttcacctttcaatgatttagatttagttgagagggagatcttctctctctctcttttaggatttaggatttcttcttgttttaagagtaactctggatccaggtttaatgttcttttagttttacttttatttatttattccaacatttgaattgattattataatttatgaattattccatgttacagatttctaattgaattaatgataatttgaggtattttcagtttatgattgttccctttgatttaagttgccattacttcccatctaaggatacttttattatttcagcaaatttacttttttcccttttggttttggttaagaattcaataactcaacagttattaaactcaacataattgataatcgttaccttgctaattgagttgaacttaattaatcccaaccttttcttaggaaataattaggattcaaaggtcaatttaattagtcccttaactttcctttgctctggtaaaggttgaccaagtggaattaagatacaactttcattatagttgagaaggataactaagttggacttctaatttcccttatctttccaaaagttgttttacagttattatttatttttacttgccatttaattcactcatcatttaaattacttgcttctcaccttctaaaccccgattacaacctttatagccaataataagaacatacttcctcgcagttccttgagaagacgactcgaggtttgaatactcggttaacaatttttaaggggtttgttacttgtgacacccaacacgtttgtaagaaaggttgattgcttggtttagtaactatactcacaacgagagtttttataacctctaaaccatcaatcttctgcTCTTTCAGAGGCCTATTGTTTAACTGACCTTCTGTTAGAGTGTAGGCagctgtggttgtgcccaagttattCGCCATTGGACCTTTGCTCCAAGTTGTGAGGCTTGCTTCTTTGAGACCTtggctcctgataccaattgaaggttatagaaggcttagagaagggggttgaatctatggccttcttttTGCTTTAATAAACAAATCCTTTGTTACTCAACCTAAACTTGATTTTTGTTTGAACTGTGCAGCGAAAAATTTAAGAAACAATttcgttttgtctcataaatataaaaaaaatgaacagagagaGAAAGGAATAAGTTGACAcaatcatgtatcctggttcagttgtcttgtgcaatgcaacctacatccagtctccaccacaacagtggtggaatttcactatagtcaaagtattacatacaccaattttctAGGATTCACGTAATCCTATATGGACTCCCAAGTTTCTTcctaaacttgacttggttatgctaatacctaaactctttacactaagtgcttacccaactaGCAAGGGGTACCTCACAGGTACTTGACACAAGACAGAAAAttataaccaaagaaaatcataatctactcttggcttttctcttaagtgtttcactcagcctttttcactCTTAGGCTTTTTCTCAATATAGTTCTCTTAGCCTTTTACCTCTCTAACACAatacagaaagatatacattgaaaataaaatacaaaactgtaaaacatgaaaaagactgaTGCATAACAGCTTAAATACTATGAACTGAACCTAACAATAGAACTCAAGAGTTCATTCTTCATCTTGGCGGAGTGCTCCCTTTAGTGTAGGTGCAATGCTTCTAAGACTTCAAAATCAGTAATGAGATTTCACACACAGCTCTCTATTCGGATTCTCTCTCCTTGCCTTTCAACCAGAAAgctttttcttttgtaccttgTGCTGGGTCACAGTTAATGTTTCTCCCAAGTCAACTTCTTGGATTTTGAGCATTGATAAATAAtcccttctctttcttcaatCAACCCCTAAATTAGGGATATCAAATCTGATTTTCTTACTTGACCGTGGTCAACAGAGTAGTAGAGATAATTTTTCTTAGTGATAATCCCAAATCCAAACCCTTGAAAATGTGCTTTGTTTCCAAGTAATATTGTAAGCCATTGATTTTCAGCAGAAGTAATCAGACACTACTTTCTTCATTAATCCAAAAATGGTGTCGCAGAAATTTGGAGAAAGGGTGAATAAAATAAATTGCGtgcaaatggaaataaatcacctttatcCTCTGACTTAGTTTAGCTTGCTTTGATTAGGGCGATTACACATTTGCTTTTGTGATttacctttctctttctttcttctttggtgaatgaACCAAGAGGAAGCTTTCTCTCCTTCTTCATGAGTCTGAACGAATAGGACCTTGTGGATGTTGGTTTTGGATGGCTTCAACTTGAATGAGTAACTTGGGCTTGGATTGGCTTCTTTCCATTCAGCCCAAGTGATTTCTTTGCCACATTCCAATTGGGCTTCATTTGTGGATTTGGCACACTTTAGCAGCTTCTGTTTCTTTGTTCCATTTGTTTGGGCTGCTGcaaattttatttctttggcTTGCAATACTTAACAAAAGCTGATTAAATAAACAATTGGGTATTTAACCCAATAaattaatgtttgtcatcatcttTAAACTCATTTTATTCTTTATCTCAACAAAATCAATTCTCCAAACTTTGTATTTctgatttttttatgtttattacattGGTTTTGCTTTTGATTTTAGCGTTGTTTTTGCTAGTgttgtgatgaagaagaagaagaaaaggaagaagagatgcTGCTGTGatggagaagaaagaaaaagaagaatagaaattgggtattttggtgaaaaaggaGAAGGGTATTTTGGTTTGAAAGAcggttttaaaactaagttaaaccttagggacgattttgtgtGCAAAGAAAGGTTAGGGACAAAAAAATTTTTCGACAtataccttaaggaccaaaatcatacttaaccctaacTTTTTCTATAACCTCTTTTTCTTTGGTCGATGCTGCTTGAGTTGACTTCTTAGCTTTAGGGATAACAATGCTCAATTCTGGACCAGAAGACAATCTCATAGTTCTTTTAGAGGAGTAAACCTGTCGAGCTTCAGACAAGATATTTTTCAGATCAAAGTCGATgtcatcaaaattcaaatctccAGCTTCTAGAGAAGGAACACTAAAGGATGGTTCCGTGTCTTGATCGACGAATTTCTGTACCGACAGTATGAGAATAGTGTCTTTGTCGACGGATTATTTCTATGTGGAACGTCCAGGATCAATAGTGGTAGTTGCAGCAGTTGACCCTGATCCATATGCAGGCCCAGATTTTTTGTGAATTTCAGCGTCACTAGAAAAAAGCATATAATGAATCTGAAAAAGGCAAAATACACAAATCAGTTGTTAGTCGAAAGGAACTAGGAGggttcatggatcggatccgatccgcatattcgtggtgtttatccgaatctgatacgaaaattgcggatatggacCCGATCCGCAAGGctattggatcggatcggatcggatctgaTCCACACACTAATAGGATTCGATTGCGGATTTTGTGTAGATATCTGcatatccgcaaaaataaaagaataaataagtaaatattctttttatattttatttcaactaataattatcatatatgtttaatttattatttaaaaaaagtttgtttaatattattttaatagtaaacatatataaaaaaatagaaaaaataaatttattgatattttttgataaaaataagcttttaaaaatatttttgtattttgcaaATATATTTAATATCCGATCCTATGATTTTAGTGCGGGTTGGATCaaaattttggccatatccgatccgcatTCACCCCTAAAAGGAACCTAGCAATAAAAATCTaaacaaatatattatttttttattttgtatttcttaattattattaaaataaaaatataattttaaatataataaatatgtaattataaaTGTTACATAcatgaaattataaatattatattaaataaaataactttatatTATTGTCATTACTCTATATAATATTTGAAAGTATGTAGAGTCAGATTAATGAAAGTTATtgtaaaatatacataaaatgcACTATTAGTTATGTTTAGTTTTGTATATGCTAGAAATGCATCAGTAGATTTCTTTTCAAGCATACATGAGTAAAAGCCTCATGTAAATTTGGTTGATGTTCTAATCAACATACAAGAACAGTATCATTTGAAGCTTTATTATTATCTACGTTTTGAGAATGCTAATATGTAGTAACAAAAGAGAAACTATTTTCCCTAAGGATTTTGGGTATTACTTTGATTTAGTTCCATTTTGTCATGTGATGAAGCATTATTATTTTCCATCTCCAAGCCAATTAGTGAGGCTTGTGTTGCATCATGGTTATAGACAAAGAACTTTGCAGCCACCAAAAAGCAAAGGAAATTGATAGCACTAAGAATGGCCAAGAATGCATAATAATAATCCAAATGAGAGACATTCAGATTATCCAAAATCCAACCCTTTTGACCATTGTTTCTCTTGGTGAGATCAGCAACTGTTGATATAAGGAAACTACTGAAAAACGTTCCAATGCTGAAGCTTATGAAAACATACGATGTTCCTAAACTTTTCATGCCTTCTGGTGCTTGATCATAGAACAAATCTAGCTTAGCAACATCCACAAAGGTATCAGCAATTCCTGCCATCATCATCAAAGATGTTGAACTCAATCCAAATCAAATCCAATAATAAAGTTTCTAGCTAGAAATAAATTTAACAATAATGTTGCATCTTACATGATGTGTATTTTGTACACATATTTTACATGGTGACTGATTTTTTGTATACAatatagtatataattattagtagtGATCAGTATAGtaaaatcaataaatttttaaacatGATCTAATTAATTATATAGAGAGTGTAAATTTAGTATCCATATTTCAAATTCGATCaaatttaatcaattattaaatataatttttaaaattgatcaaattcaaactatataatttcatataaaaaaaaacttcAAATTTATGCTTTAATCCATGATCATTTTAATTTGCTAGTAAGCTTCAACttatgtataattttacttaaataaaattttattctatacatttaaatataaaagtagagttatttattattgttcattcattttatttaccttactaattattattttcttaaaagcttactaaaccaaatttaatttaaatggcCAGAAATTGGATCAGAATGAaataattgatccaaaaataaaataagataaacagTAATATTTAAAAGACAATAATCAAATATCCCCTTAACTaatataaaattatcttatttagtatttattaatttttattttttattttttaatatttattaactattattaaaataattatataattttatatataataaatatgtaaattatatgcataaaactataaatattaaattagataggttaaagtatacttttttgtcttttgaagtttgacaaaagttttaaaaagtacccctaaattttaatttgttttaattttgtctcaaaagttttcgatttgcatcaaatatacccccgaTCAATGacgactaatttttaaaaaaagttgaagaccaatttcacaacaatttcataagaacaatccTCACCAcaaacaaatcaagcataatttttatcattattgttaaattggttttaaattttttgaaaagttagTCGTcgaggatatatttgatgcaaatcgaaaatttttgaaacaaaattgaaacaaaataaaatttagaaatatttttaaaacttttgtgaaactttaaagacaaaaaacatactttattcaattaaataaaaattttttaattattatcttccTAGCATTATGATGATAATTTTTGATGATATAGATTTTTCGTAGAAGGCCATGAGTTGAAACCGGAGCGTGGACATCCATAATAAGTACCTGCCAATGCAAACTGGGGAAGCAAGATGAAAATAGAGAGAGGAAGGATGTCATGCTGGCCCAAGAGGTTGTGTTGTCTTGCGACACTGAGTCTCTTCTTCTCAGCCAAACATGCAGTAGTCATTATAACAATGTGAATCACAAGTCCAATTCCAAGTCTCTGAAGTAAGGTGATCCCTCTGGGGTTCTTGGTGTAGCGCCTAACAAGAGGAACAAGGATACGATCATAGGTAACAACACTGAGAAGCATGAATATGTTGATGAATGCAGTGAGACATGCTGGTGGGATCTTGAAATTGGGTCCTATGCTTCTGTCCAAAGTGGTGCCTTGTTTGATGAACAGTGTGTTTGCTTGTGCTATCACTGTGCTTGGCATGCATGTTGTCACCATTATTGGAACCATTTTCATCATCTGCTTTGTTTCTTCCACTTGTGTCACTGTGCATAGCATCCATGCCCGTCTTTGCTTCGTCTTTATTGCAGCTTTGTCAAGGAAACTACAAccatttcaattttagttttaatttataaaaaataagtttagaataaaatatattttttatttattcaaatttttataatattttttatttatgtcataTATTTTACCCCCAATAAGTTAATATAACACAATTCCTTGCTATTACATCTCATGTGAGTTATCTATTTCTTTAAACaaattcatttcttttcttttgataaaaaaaatttgggtaaagtatattttttgtctttgaaattttataaaaatttcaaaaatatttgtaagttttattttgttttaattttatcccaaaaatttttgatttgtatcaaatatacttctgacggctaatttttcaaaaaatttaaaatcgattcaacaacaatttcataaaaacaacTCCTCAAtccaagcaaatcaagcataattttcatatattattattaaataagtcttaaattttttaaaaatttaaccatcaagagtatatttgatgcaaatcgaaaatttttgaaacaaaattaaaacaaaataaaacttagaagtatttttaaaatttttgtcaaaatttcgagaacaaaaagtatatttttccCAAAAAAATTCCTCTGACTTCTTTTTTTAGGGTTACCGATGTAAAATGCTTTGTTGAAATAATTTAACCTTAATTAATGATAGGGCTACTGTGTCTGTGTACTATAAATTCCGTTTAATTTCTTACCTTAATGAAGGGCTATGATAAATTCTGTTCCTCCCATTAATTGCATACTCCTCAACACTAAGCTCATGTAGTTCTTTTGGATCATCAGGGACGACAAGCTTCCACTTTCTCACAGCAGCAACAATCACTTGAAGCATCCTCGTTAATGGGCTTCCAGATGGCGACTTGTGCCTATAAAAAGGAGTCCCAAACAAAAATACCAAAATCGAGAACAAAAGCCCACCTGTTGGGATCCCATACCCAAGGGCCCAGCCTACATTGTCTTGTATATATACCAACATAGTGTTTGAGAATATGGTGCCAATTAAAATGAATGTGACCCACCAATTGAAGAATGAGATCTTTTGGGCCTTTTCTTTGGGCTCAAACTTATCAAATTGGTCCGCGCCCATTGTGGAAATGTTGGGCTTAGTGCCACCTGTGCCCACTGCAATGATGTATAGGCCCAAAAAGAATAGGCCCACTTGCAATAATGTTGCTTTCTGGCAATCTTTGTCTTGTGGACATCGTGGCGGTTTTAGTGCTGGTAGTGAAACCGCTAGAGTCAACAAACACATTCCCTAATAAGTCCCAAAAGAAaagttatattattaatttattattattattgtagacTTGTTGAAGAGATATATAGGAACAGCAACAATAAAACAAGCAAGAAATTTGTTATCTacacttttaagttttaatataTGAGATAGTGTTAATTTTCATATCAGAATAAAGTAATAGTTTAGTCTTTAATATATGGGCtgggttaaattttaattttattcttaacatttTAAAGGTCATATTTTTTGTGTCAAACATATGTCTTGTGttattatttcattttaatattttgattgaaacattttttttttaaatatcatttttcTCCATTATATCATATAGTAATTGTGGAGCCTTAAAgtggagaaataaaaatatatataattaaaaaaagaaccattttttttaaattcaattttaattatatGATAAAAATAGGACAAATTAAACACACTTTGAAACCAAAATAGACCTTTTAAATATTaagaatataattttaatttagttcaaatattaaagactaaaatatattttattttttgtattgtttACACTCTTAATAAATGAGACGGAAAtccaattttgttaaaaaatttgacaaaacttttcttttatataatattaaataatctGATCTGTTGGAcaacaaaaattttcttttatcttcCGCATTacgttatatatgtatgtataaataaCACAACTTTCTTCAAGTAAGGTAGTTAAGTAgagttataataaataaaaagaaaaaattgttttataaatgttaatttttatatCCTTATAGATCAAATTAAAATGTATTGACCTCCTATACTTAAGTTAATTGGATTGTAAGGAGTCTACGATCCATCCAATTGCTCGAATAAAAATATCATGTGGACACAaaaaattagtcaataaattaactattatatatttatatattttaatatatattttatgattgattttgtaatatatatatatattgctgtATGACATTAAATTGATATATACCAAGAGGTAAATGGCAGATGAAATTAGAAAGGTCCAATATCGACCAAGGTATGCATCGGCTATGTAAGCACCAATGGCTGGCATCAACCATACAACTCCAACCCAATTGGTTACATTTTTTGAAGATTTGACGGTCCCTTCATGCAGCTCCTTTGTTAGGTACACCACTAAGTTTGATGCTATCCCATAGTATGCcatcctctccaccatttcataccctacaaatatttaattttgatacattgacaatataaaatgttttacacaaatatctaattatatccGGCTATTTATGTAcagtcaatataaaaaataattatttttattattatgttgttGTACCATTAAATgtacgaataaaattaaattttaatagttaCATTTAAAATGTATGTCGTTCatatatttagataaaaaaataatgtagCAGTGTATGTTTACCTACTATGAAGGAGCAAGCTTTCCATCTCCCAGTCTTTGACCTTAAAACGGGTCTACCTTTGAGGTCCACTGTGCCATCTTCAGTGtaatcttctcctttttcttcactCAACAACACTCCCATGATGCTTGagaaaatcaaaattaaagataTCACACACTTCACAAAATTTTGGCTCTTGTGTATGTGGGTGGGGATGGACTCGGGAGTATTATTATGAGGTTAGGTTTAATAAGCTTCTATTATTAATATGTTATATATAAGCTATGATTGGGATCCAATATGATTTTGAAAGCTTATTTTTGTTTTATAGCGGTCATTAAGCTTCTACGTTGTCCATTTGCATGGGCTAACTAAAAACGGAATCTAGAGGGGAAAAACAAACGGAGTcaatcttaattattattttaagaaaaaatataggtaatcaataagatttttgaataatgtgtaaataatatgaattaataaggttaaaagagtaaatttagttagtagcattaaattaggatgtactgtattttcatttgattagtaattattcatgttgttcaaaattttcattgtcCCCTAACACTCCCCTTATTTTAATTGTCTTGTAGCACTTGTTGTTTATGCACACAATTGAACATGTTTAGTTTACTGTAATAATTATGTAATTTTCATCTACTTGGCGATgacgtctttttttaaaatataattaatcaactTGTATTTCAATAATCAATCTGTTGAAATTGGAATGGCTCACGACATAAAAGAAAGCCATTTCTTCGCcaatctctttcttttttttttttccataagaTTTTAGAACAATTTTATAATGAAAAGGTTtttatgtgaaaaaaataaaaagaagtgtataatttattttaaaaaattattataaataaaataatatgtcttaaataaatatctaattatttattaaaaaaatttcatctttttaGCATTTTTTCTCTTTACAATAACATGGATCAAGATTTTAATActctttaactttttaaa
This window contains:
- the LOC112758045 gene encoding protein NRT1/ PTR FAMILY 5.2 — its product is MGVLLSEEKGEDYTEDGTVDLKGRPVLRSKTGRWKACSFIVGYEMVERMAYYGIASNLVVYLTKELHEGTVKSSKNVTNWVGVVWLMPAIGAYIADAYLGRYWTFLISSAIYLLGMCLLTLAVSLPALKPPRCPQDKDCQKATLLQVGLFFLGLYIIAVGTGGTKPNISTMGADQFDKFEPKEKAQKISFFNWWVTFILIGTIFSNTMLVYIQDNVGWALGYGIPTGGLLFSILVFLFGTPFYRHKSPSGSPLTRMLQVIVAAVRKWKLVVPDDPKELHELSVEEYAINGRNRIYHSPSLSFLDKAAIKTKQRRAWMLCTVTQVEETKQMMKMVPIMVTTCMPSTVIAQANTLFIKQGTTLDRSIGPNFKIPPACLTAFINIFMLLSVVTYDRILVPLVRRYTKNPRGITLLQRLGIGLVIHIVIMTTACLAEKKRLSVARQHNLLGQHDILPLSIFILLPQFALAGIADTFVDVAKLDLFYDQAPEGMKSLGTSYVFISFSIGTFFSSFLISTVADLTKRNNGQKGWILDNLNVSHLDYYYAFLAILSAINFLCFLVAAKFFVYNHDATQASLIGLEMENNNASSHDKMELNQSNTQNP